In a genomic window of Streptococcus oralis subsp. tigurinus:
- a CDS encoding CbrC family protein yields the protein MKEYLTEWIRLKEDFNLQDGDRSSVLALYQFVDRLSQIEEIEAKKVLVDVYQKLGMMESAFKVFSTMVDKTDRKQMKKFTTLQELSKKRGNDFALPRPLTETEEAERRECLKDLPQFLYHPDPLATGAFEEGEEKICPCCGKKSSVYYAMRPYCIDDVDYLCPMCIANGEAARKFDAEFVQEAEWIGEPDEEKNNMLFYQTPGYLSWQGEYWLSCCDDYCAYLGTVGTQELKAMDIADEVLAEYHERDEFADVEDYLVKDGSLCGYLFRCLHCKKYHLWVDAD from the coding sequence ATGAAAGAATATCTGACAGAATGGATACGTTTAAAAGAGGATTTCAATCTTCAAGATGGTGACAGATCAAGTGTTTTAGCTCTCTATCAATTTGTGGATAGACTTTCTCAGATTGAGGAGATAGAGGCGAAGAAGGTATTGGTGGATGTGTATCAAAAACTTGGTATGATGGAGAGTGCCTTTAAAGTCTTCTCGACTATGGTTGATAAAACAGACCGAAAACAAATGAAGAAATTCACCACTTTACAAGAGTTGAGCAAAAAGCGTGGAAACGACTTCGCTTTACCGCGTCCATTAACAGAGACAGAGGAGGCTGAGAGAAGGGAATGTTTAAAAGATTTACCTCAGTTTCTCTACCATCCTGATCCGCTGGCTACGGGTGCTTTTGAGGAGGGAGAAGAGAAAATCTGTCCTTGTTGCGGTAAAAAATCAAGTGTTTATTATGCTATGCGGCCTTACTGTATCGATGATGTCGACTATCTCTGTCCGATGTGCATCGCAAATGGGGAAGCAGCGAGAAAATTCGATGCAGAATTTGTTCAAGAAGCAGAATGGATCGGAGAGCCAGATGAAGAGAAAAACAATATGCTTTTCTACCAAACACCAGGATACCTAAGCTGGCAGGGAGAATATTGGCTCTCATGCTGTGATGATTACTGTGCCTATTTGGGAACGGTTGGAACACAGGAGTTGAAGGCAATGGATATTGCTGATGAAGTATTAGCAGAATACCACGAGCGCGATGAGTTTGCAGATGTAGAAGATTATCTTGTAAAGGATGGTTCCCTTTGTGGGTATTTATTTAGATGTCTCCACTGTAAGAAATACCATCTCTGGGTAGATGCAGATTAG
- a CDS encoding HEAT repeat domain-containing protein — MDKEDLQKAYLDLEKEGFPSGKRIKFVADLGSSKEIAYHYELICKDWNEGRNLHLEGSFNKHGKDGLEFLFEQLDEVKDEKQSVLIAYLIAEILSKSKHRDFYSSFCDQLIPIFTVLLDIKNPILRQKVVIALGWIGSAKEIELLTRQMLDDEDALCRAWSATSLMQLSFHRVKAEIISKKAKASFIQAITEEKDPYACGLMIEATQLLFGKRWISSSAVENVEIEKIEKAQKSAIRFLSKF; from the coding sequence ATGGATAAAGAAGATTTACAAAAAGCATACCTTGACTTGGAAAAAGAAGGCTTTCCTTCTGGCAAAAGAATCAAATTTGTAGCTGATCTGGGTAGTTCCAAAGAAATCGCATATCATTACGAACTGATTTGCAAAGATTGGAATGAAGGTAGAAATCTGCATTTAGAAGGTAGCTTTAATAAACATGGAAAAGATGGCTTAGAGTTTTTATTTGAACAGTTGGATGAAGTTAAAGATGAAAAACAAAGTGTATTGATTGCCTATCTTATAGCGGAAATCCTTTCTAAATCAAAACATCGAGATTTTTATAGCTCATTTTGTGACCAACTGATTCCTATCTTTACTGTACTTTTAGATATAAAGAATCCTATTCTTCGTCAAAAGGTGGTCATAGCTTTAGGTTGGATAGGATCAGCAAAAGAAATTGAACTTTTAACAAGACAAATGCTTGATGATGAAGACGCCCTTTGTCGTGCATGGTCTGCGACGAGTCTTATGCAACTATCCTTCCATAGAGTAAAAGCAGAAATTATATCCAAAAAAGCAAAGGCCAGTTTTATTCAAGCCATTACTGAAGAAAAAGATCCTTATGCTTGTGGTTTGATGATAGAAGCAACTCAACTATTATTTGGCAAGAGATGGATATCATCTTCTGCAGTGGAAAATGTGGAGATTGAAAAAATAGAAAAAGCTCAAAAATCTGCTATTAGATTCCTAAGTAAGTTTTAA
- a CDS encoding YfbM family protein, with protein sequence MGMIANFQYINDQYLHQLKAFNGEGDDQFEVVEEEAELLLDIDKMWDVLHFVLTGVGSSNPSRNDPLSVAVLGVTPLENVAEYIAYTEKSKVSEICSALKNFDMEEAMAHFSMQACKKADLYPDIWDYDDEEEEIKEEICDYFQAMKEFYQKILELNGNVMVTIS encoded by the coding sequence ATGGGAATGATTGCTAATTTTCAATATATAAACGATCAGTACTTACATCAACTGAAGGCCTTTAATGGTGAAGGAGATGATCAATTTGAGGTAGTAGAAGAGGAAGCAGAACTTTTACTTGATATAGATAAAATGTGGGATGTTCTTCATTTTGTGCTTACAGGGGTTGGAAGTTCAAACCCTAGTCGGAATGATCCTTTGAGCGTGGCTGTTTTGGGTGTGACGCCACTTGAAAATGTTGCGGAATATATTGCCTATACAGAAAAATCAAAAGTATCAGAGATTTGTTCGGCTTTGAAAAACTTTGATATGGAAGAAGCCATGGCGCATTTTAGTATGCAAGCTTGTAAAAAGGCAGACCTTTACCCCGATATTTGGGATTATGATGACGAAGAGGAAGAGATTAAAGAAGAAATTTGCGATTATTTCCAAGCGATGAAAGAGTTTTACCAGAAGATTTTAGAGCTCAATGGTAATGTCATGGTTACTATTTCTTAG